The proteins below are encoded in one region of Ferruginibacter lapsinanis:
- a CDS encoding SdrD B-like domain-containing protein, with the protein MKQTSICTAVKRPLFYHEIRLVIIFSFMLLLPSMFAVSQTVDIGVAKTVSDATPDENQAIAYTITITNAGPANASNVVIQDILPSGVTFVSSSATQGTYDVNTGLWTLGSINKNAVKTLTLNVTVNSGTSMQTISNTASLNAVTQTDASSANNSATANLTVNGADLSLTTQVNKSSAMPGNTVTYTVTVTNNGPLASNDVQIQDILPAGLTYVSSSATESSYNSATQIWGGTNLDLAIGETRTLTINATVNAGTLGTIITNTASITTATQPDSYTSNNSSSAFTVIGNTDLSISSTVSNPFLSEGDPVVYTVTVTNNGPYTAAPFLVTDVLPSQLNYVSSSATLGSYNATTGVWSSGTSTLSSVSGSNTAVLTINATVKSNTATFRVSNTANLTVTQSGNTLSNDTTTTSFQINGADLQLAITSSNAAPAEGQAFNYTITITNNGPNAVANTSVSTQLAVGLNYVSAVASKGTYSNATGNWTGINLVNGESTTLTLTVSFQEAKTIVTTASILSSSELDATTSNNTASVTVAGYKNFKAGACIINMGITPQTYNNGLRPYGLVYNLVRAYKVPVYWAVNPNKSFVTASSKVDQVDFTVGATSYKGGAFIIPSEYVPFVQTFINSWVTAYPGLTVNFNQPAFTAPVYNYITSFPNAVLDLQNGTKIRDAFYLNAGIPDSSYRLGTPADLINCDDIYAMPHADPQSWTLASGYGQTLKNFVASGGYLWAACHSASALESLVDLNGDTNPDLNFLSNAGLVPWTDHTDGTPPYSYSTSQGFFNPQIASDPFMQFMGTLDGALQNGSEQIYIPYSAGWRSTTKIAIYDNDHPQVTSGTYAPGPAALVAYGRGFGSASNGMVLYEASHTIAGGTEAENVAAARIYGNFLLNAGVERRPEFYNFSVPDSIETLDTANVSVNIARGTPAYSILWTSSNGGSFLNAQALSTKFVAPNVTVVTDFILRVTVTDACGRINFRSKVIRVYPILYGSIGDKVWDDQNGNGVQDVGEPGLSGVSVTITRQSNGVTSSTTTNASGVYSFSNLRQGTYNLSFTTPSGYIAATANAGADDTKDSDPVSGVISGIVLTPGQNDSTADAGFQSTNLNLGKFVWDDQNNNGVQDVGEPFISGATVNLYRDADADNVPDGAAVSTTTTSAGGVYAFTGLTPGNYIVGVVIPAGYTRGTTTATSTSPNNDDNTDNNGVTTAGGEVRSNYISLVSSNEPTTDGDGSNGNLTLGVALKGTGSIGDLVWDDQNNNGIQDTGEPGLSGVVVTLTYPNNSTINTTTDANGGYTFSNLAPGTYSLAFATPSGFSASTANVGGNDLKDSDPIGGVVTGIVLTAGQLDTTVDAAFACIGIHTSALQTACETYNWHGIDYTTSGSYIYNYLSGTGCPSTDTLHLIINYGTHNALTQTACESYNWHGTDYTTSGDYTYSYTNGSGCASVDTLHLTVNYGTHNATTQTACESYNWHGTDYAVSGDYTYSYTNGSGCASVDTLHLTVNYGTHNATTETACESYNWHGTDYAVSGDYTYSYTNGSGCASVDTLHLTVNYGTHNATTETACESYNWHGTDYTASGDYTYSYTNWSGCASVDTLHLTVNYGTHNATTETACETYNWHGTDYAVSGDYTYSYTNGSGCASVDTLHLTVNYGTHNATTETACETYNWHGADYTASGDYIYSYTNGSGCASVDTLHLTVNYGTHNATTETACETYNWHGTDYTASGDYTYSYTNGSGCASVDTLHLTVNYGTHNATTETACEIYNWHGTDYAASGDYTYSYTNWSGCASVDTLHLTVNYGTHNATTETACETYSWHGTDYTASGDYTYSYTNGSGCASVDTLHLTVNYGTHNATTETACETYNWHGTDYTASGDYTYSYTNGSGCASVDTLHLTVNYGTHNATTQTACESYNWHGTDYTASGDYTYSYTNGSGCASVDTLHLTINNCSSIGDVVWNDQNGNGLQDVGEPGIPGVTVILTYPNNATVSTTTDANGGYTFSNLASGTYSLTFTTPAGFAPTSSNQGGDNSLDSDPVNGVVNNILLSASQSMTTVDAGFYTPFGSIGDKVWNDANKNGIQEPAEAGMAGVAISLLDNSGAVVSTTTTDATGNYVFENVPVALSGTDYQVQFGLPSLYKFSPEGEGNDRSADSDPNTTTGKTKLITLSPGDKFKSDVDAGMYTIASILPVKFVNLDGVNKSSEVQLKWVAITDQGFKHFEIEYSTDGISYTKIATVSGVSTPNEKNSYSFVHTSPSAGTNYYRLKSVDINGAFIYSNSIAVRVGVTIGIVNAYPNPFTDRIDINFQSQLANSISIRMVDISGRAIRSMTGKVNSGNNHLVVGNLSNLPPGTYVLEIIDLTDNAAYRYKLIKQ; encoded by the coding sequence ATGAAACAAACCTCTATCTGCACAGCCGTGAAAAGGCCTTTATTTTACCATGAAATAAGGCTTGTTATTATCTTTTCATTCATGTTATTATTGCCTTCGATGTTCGCAGTTTCGCAAACTGTTGATATTGGTGTTGCAAAAACTGTGAGTGATGCCACGCCGGATGAAAATCAGGCCATAGCATATACCATAACAATAACCAATGCTGGTCCTGCTAATGCCAGCAACGTGGTTATACAAGATATTTTACCGTCGGGGGTAACGTTTGTTTCTTCCTCTGCTACACAGGGAACATATGATGTTAATACCGGTTTATGGACTCTAGGATCTATTAATAAAAATGCTGTTAAAACACTTACGTTGAATGTTACTGTTAACAGTGGTACTTCAATGCAAACGATCAGTAACACAGCTTCTTTAAATGCTGTAACACAAACAGATGCTTCGAGTGCCAATAATTCAGCAACAGCAAACTTAACTGTTAATGGAGCGGATCTTTCACTGACAACACAAGTGAATAAGTCATCGGCGATGCCCGGAAATACTGTAACCTATACCGTTACCGTTACCAACAATGGGCCGTTGGCTTCAAATGATGTTCAAATTCAGGATATACTTCCAGCAGGGTTGACCTATGTCTCTTCTTCAGCAACCGAAAGTTCTTATAATTCTGCTACACAAATTTGGGGCGGAACTAATCTTGACCTGGCAATTGGAGAGACGAGAACCTTGACCATCAATGCTACAGTAAATGCAGGTACATTAGGAACGATCATAACCAATACTGCAAGTATTACGACGGCAACTCAGCCTGATTCTTACACTTCAAATAATTCGTCAAGTGCTTTTACTGTTATAGGTAATACAGACCTTTCAATCAGCAGTACTGTTAGTAATCCTTTTTTATCGGAAGGAGACCCAGTGGTGTATACAGTTACAGTGACCAATAACGGACCTTATACCGCAGCTCCATTTTTAGTAACAGATGTATTGCCATCACAATTGAATTATGTTTCTTCTTCGGCTACACTTGGTAGTTATAATGCTACTACAGGAGTGTGGAGTTCGGGTACTTCTACGCTTTCTTCTGTAAGTGGAAGTAACACAGCAGTACTTACTATTAATGCTACGGTAAAAAGTAATACAGCTACATTTCGTGTATCAAATACTGCTAATTTAACAGTCACACAAAGTGGAAATACACTTTCAAACGATACGACTACAACATCATTCCAGATTAATGGCGCAGATTTACAATTAGCGATTACGTCAAGTAATGCAGCACCTGCTGAAGGGCAGGCTTTCAATTATACAATCACTATAACCAATAATGGCCCAAATGCTGTTGCCAACACATCTGTATCCACCCAATTAGCCGTTGGATTAAATTATGTTTCAGCAGTTGCATCAAAAGGAACATATTCAAATGCTACAGGAAACTGGACAGGGATTAATTTGGTAAATGGAGAAAGTACCACACTGACGTTGACAGTTAGTTTCCAAGAGGCAAAAACGATTGTTACAACTGCTTCTATTCTAAGTTCATCAGAGCTGGACGCAACCACTTCAAATAATACCGCCTCAGTTACTGTTGCTGGGTATAAGAATTTTAAAGCTGGAGCCTGTATCATCAATATGGGTATCACCCCACAAACATATAATAACGGCTTACGTCCATATGGATTAGTGTATAATTTAGTTCGTGCATATAAAGTGCCAGTTTATTGGGCAGTAAATCCAAATAAAAGTTTTGTTACTGCAAGCAGTAAAGTAGATCAGGTTGATTTTACTGTAGGAGCTACTTCATACAAAGGAGGTGCATTTATCATTCCTTCGGAATATGTTCCGTTTGTTCAAACTTTCATAAATTCCTGGGTTACAGCATATCCTGGATTGACGGTAAACTTTAATCAGCCTGCATTTACTGCTCCAGTTTATAATTATATCACTTCGTTTCCTAATGCAGTATTGGACTTGCAGAACGGAACTAAGATCAGGGATGCATTCTATTTAAATGCTGGTATTCCTGATTCATCATACCGTTTAGGAACACCGGCTGATCTGATTAATTGTGATGATATATATGCAATGCCTCATGCTGATCCGCAAAGCTGGACATTAGCTAGCGGTTATGGTCAAACGCTTAAAAATTTCGTAGCAAGTGGTGGTTATTTATGGGCAGCCTGTCACTCGGCCAGTGCATTGGAATCATTGGTGGATCTGAATGGCGATACTAATCCCGATCTGAATTTTTTAAGTAATGCAGGGTTGGTTCCATGGACGGATCATACAGATGGAACTCCACCGTATTCATATAGTACATCTCAAGGCTTCTTCAATCCACAAATTGCCTCTGATCCATTTATGCAATTCATGGGTACATTAGATGGTGCTCTACAGAATGGGTCTGAACAAATATATATACCTTATTCAGCGGGTTGGAGATCAACCACTAAAATTGCGATATACGATAATGATCATCCGCAAGTCACAAGTGGTACGTATGCTCCGGGCCCTGCAGCATTAGTTGCATACGGAAGAGGGTTTGGTAGTGCTTCTAACGGTATGGTATTGTATGAAGCATCTCATACTATTGCTGGTGGTACTGAAGCAGAAAACGTTGCAGCGGCAAGGATCTACGGAAATTTCTTATTAAATGCCGGGGTTGAAAGAAGACCTGAATTTTATAATTTCTCTGTTCCCGATTCTATAGAAACTTTAGATACTGCAAATGTTAGTGTGAATATTGCAAGAGGTACTCCTGCTTATTCTATATTGTGGACCAGTAGTAATGGCGGTAGTTTCTTGAATGCTCAGGCGCTGTCAACTAAATTTGTTGCACCAAATGTTACAGTAGTTACTGATTTTATATTACGTGTTACAGTAACCGATGCCTGCGGAAGAATAAACTTCAGGAGTAAAGTGATCAGAGTGTATCCTATACTCTACGGTTCAATAGGAGATAAGGTTTGGGATGATCAAAATGGTAATGGTGTTCAGGATGTTGGTGAACCGGGACTTTCTGGTGTTTCAGTAACAATAACTCGTCAGAGTAATGGTGTAACAAGTAGTACAACAACAAATGCAAGTGGAGTATACTCATTCAGTAATTTAAGACAAGGTACATACAACCTTAGCTTTACAACTCCATCGGGTTACATAGCAGCAACTGCTAATGCAGGGGCAGATGATACAAAGGATAGTGACCCGGTTTCCGGAGTAATAAGTGGTATTGTTTTAACTCCGGGTCAAAATGATTCAACCGCGGATGCTGGCTTTCAATCAACCAATCTTAACCTGGGTAAATTTGTTTGGGACGATCAAAATAATAATGGTGTACAAGATGTTGGGGAGCCTTTCATCAGCGGAGCTACTGTTAATTTATACAGGGATGCTGATGCTGATAATGTTCCTGATGGCGCTGCGGTTTCTACAACAACTACCAGTGCAGGAGGTGTGTATGCATTTACTGGTTTAACTCCGGGTAATTACATAGTGGGTGTTGTAATACCTGCAGGATATACAAGAGGAACAACCACTGCAACAAGTACTTCTCCAAATAATGATGATAACACTGATAATAATGGTGTAACAACTGCAGGTGGAGAAGTAAGAAGTAATTATATTTCGTTAGTATCAAGTAATGAACCAACAACTGATGGAGATGGTTCGAATGGTAATCTCACATTAGGGGTTGCATTAAAAGGAACAGGTTCAATTGGTGACCTGGTTTGGGATGATCAAAATAACAATGGCATACAAGATACCGGTGAACCAGGTCTTTCTGGGGTAGTTGTAACTTTAACTTATCCAAATAATAGTACAATTAACACAACAACAGATGCAAATGGCGGATATACTTTCAGCAATTTAGCACCTGGTACTTACAGTCTTGCTTTTGCAACACCTTCAGGTTTTAGTGCTTCTACAGCAAATGTTGGTGGCAATGATTTGAAAGACAGTGACCCGATAGGGGGTGTGGTAACTGGTATTGTTTTAACAGCAGGGCAGTTAGATACAACTGTTGATGCAGCCTTTGCATGTATTGGTATTCATACTTCTGCATTACAAACAGCTTGTGAAACTTATAATTGGCATGGAATTGATTATACAACAAGCGGATCATATATTTATAACTATTTAAGTGGTACAGGATGTCCATCTACGGATACATTACACCTGATCATCAATTATGGCACTCACAATGCATTAACACAAACTGCTTGCGAAAGCTATAACTGGCATGGAACAGATTATACAACAAGCGGAGATTACACCTACAGTTATACTAACGGGTCAGGATGTGCATCAGTAGATACTTTACATTTAACAGTAAACTACGGTACACATAATGCAACAACGCAAACTGCTTGCGAAAGCTATAACTGGCATGGAACGGATTATGCTGTAAGCGGAGATTACACTTACAGTTATACTAACGGGTCAGGATGTGCATCAGTAGATACTTTACATTTAACTGTAAACTATGGTACACATAATGCAACAACGGAAACAGCTTGCGAAAGCTATAACTGGCATGGAACGGATTATGCCGTAAGCGGAGATTACACTTACAGTTATACTAACGGGTCAGGATGTGCATCAGTAGATACTTTACATTTAACAGTAAACTACGGTACACATAATGCAACAACAGAGACAGCTTGCGAAAGCTATAACTGGCATGGAACAGATTATACCGCAAGCGGAGATTACACTTACAGTTATACTAACTGGTCAGGATGTGCATCAGTAGATACTTTACATTTAACAGTAAACTACGGTACACATAATGCAACAACGGAAACAGCTTGTGAAACTTATAATTGGCATGGAACGGATTATGCCGTAAGCGGAGATTACACTTACAGTTATACTAACGGGTCAGGATGTGCATCAGTAGATACTTTACATTTAACTGTAAACTATGGTACACATAATGCAACAACGGAAACAGCTTGTGAAACATACAACTGGCATGGAGCGGATTATACCGCAAGCGGAGATTATATCTATAGTTATACTAACGGGTCAGGATGTGCATCAGTAGATACTTTACATTTAACTGTAAACTATGGTACACATAATGCAACAACGGAAACAGCTTGTGAAACATACAACTGGCATGGAACTGATTATACCGCAAGCGGAGATTATACCTATAGTTATACTAATGGATCAGGTTGTGCATCAGTAGATACTTTACATTTAACTGTAAACTATGGTACACATAATGCAACAACGGAAACGGCTTGTGAAATATACAACTGGCATGGAACGGATTATGCCGCAAGCGGAGATTACACTTACAGTTATACTAACTGGTCAGGATGTGCATCAGTAGATACTTTACATTTAACTGTAAACTATGGTACACATAATGCAACAACGGAAACAGCTTGTGAAACATACAGCTGGCATGGAACGGATTATACCGCAAGCGGAGATTATACCTACAGTTATACTAATGGATCAGGTTGTGCATCAGTAGATACTTTACATTTGACAGTAAACTACGGTACACACAATGCAACAACGGAAACAGCTTGTGAAACTTATAATTGGCATGGAACGGATTATACCGCAAGCGGAGATTATACCTACAGTTATACTAATGGATCAGGTTGTGCATCGGTAGATACTTTACATTTAACAGTAAACTACGGTACACACAATGCAACAACGCAAACTGCTTGCGAAAGCTATAACTGGCATGGAACGGATTATACCGCAAGCGGAGATTATACCTACAGTTATACTAATGGATCAGGTTGTGCATCTGTGGATACTTTGCATCTGACCATCAATAATTGTAGTAGTATAGGTGATGTAGTATGGAATGATCAAAATGGCAATGGTCTTCAGGATGTAGGAGAGCCGGGTATTCCTGGTGTGACTGTGATCTTGACTTATCCAAATAATGCAACAGTTAGTACAACAACTGATGCAAATGGTGGATATACATTCAGCAATTTGGCGTCGGGTACTTATAGTCTGACCTTTACAACTCCTGCCGGGTTTGCTCCAACTTCATCAAATCAAGGAGGAGACAATAGTCTGGATAGCGACCCTGTGAATGGAGTGGTTAATAATATTCTTTTGTCTGCATCACAATCTATGACAACAGTTGATGCAGGTTTCTATACACCATTTGGTTCAATAGGGGATAAAGTATGGAATGATGCAAATAAAAACGGTATACAGGAACCGGCAGAGGCAGGCATGGCTGGGGTTGCTATATCATTGTTGGATAATTCAGGGGCAGTTGTTTCTACAACAACAACTGATGCTACAGGTAATTATGTATTTGAGAATGTTCCTGTAGCATTAAGCGGAACCGATTATCAGGTGCAGTTTGGGCTGCCTTCATTATATAAATTCTCACCGGAAGGAGAGGGGAATGATAGAAGTGCAGATAGTGATCCGAATACAACAACCGGTAAAACAAAACTTATCACATTATCTCCGGGAGATAAATTCAAGTCAGATGTTGATGCAGGTATGTATACAATTGCATCCATCTTGCCAGTTAAATTTGTTAACCTGGATGGCGTAAACAAAAGCTCAGAAGTGCAACTTAAATGGGTTGCTATAACTGACCAAGGGTTTAAACATTTTGAAATAGAATACTCTACTGATGGTATCAGTTATACAAAGATTGCTACTGTAAGTGGAGTGTCAACACCGAATGAAAAAAATTCTTATTCTTTTGTACATACTTCTCCATCAGCAGGAACAAATTATTATCGATTAAAATCTGTTGATATCAATGGAGCATTTATATATAGTAATTCAATTGCGGTGAGAGTAGGGGTAACTATTGGAATTGTCAATGCTTATCCAAATCCGTTCACAGACAGGATCGATATTAATTTCCAAAGTCAATTAGCAAATAGTATAAGTATTCGAATGGTTGATATTTCGGGCAGAGCAATAAGGTCAATGACAGGTAAAGTAAATAGTGGTAATAATCATTTAGTGGTTGGTAATCTGTCTAACTTGCCTCCAGGAACTTATGTTCTGGAAATAATTGACCTGACTGATAACGCAGCTTATAGATACAAATTGATTAAACAGTAA